From Rissa tridactyla isolate bRisTri1 chromosome 7, bRisTri1.patW.cur.20221130, whole genome shotgun sequence, a single genomic window includes:
- the LOC128912403 gene encoding neuferricin isoform X2 — MRRGAAAAAALLCLGAACLLGRGFDPRAWLLPPPRHRLLSAAELARYRGAEGDPGLYLAVLGRVFDVERGRKHYGPGGAYSGLAGRDATRAFATGDFTPMGLVDDVSGLLPGEMLAIQSWLSFYSDNYDPVGKLVGRFYDENGTPTEALRQAEAAIEEALTFKAESEQRKQQFPPCNSEWSSAKGSRFWCSRQSGGVNRDWAGVPRKLYRPGSRGSDCVCVRTTGPPWGQPDSSEHSDRGDLDNPHLEQYDGCHPLAEQCVLRV, encoded by the exons ATGCGGCGGGgtgcggcagcggcggcggcgcttcTGTGCCTGGGGGCCGCCTGCCTGCTGGGCCGCGGGTTCGATCCCCGCGcctggctgctgccgccgccccgccaCCGCCTGCTAAGTGCGGCCGAACTGGCCCGGTACCGGGGGGCGGAGGGCGATCCCGGCCTCTACCTCGCCGTGCTGGGCCGCGTCTTCGACGTGGAGCGCGGCCGCAAGCACTACGGCCCCGGCGGCGCCTACAGCGGCCTCGCAG GGAGAGATGCCACCAGAGCATTTGCCACGGGCGACTTCACCCCGATGGGGCTGGTGGACGACGTCTCGGGGCTGTTGCCGGGCGAGATGCTCGCCATCCAGAGCTGGCTCTCCTTCTACAGTGACAACTACGACCCCGTGG GGAAGCTGGTGGGCAGGTTCTACGATGAAAATGGAACACCAACAGAAGCCTTAAGGCAGGCAGAGGCTGCCATTGAGGAAGCTCTGACGTTCAAAGCAGAAAGCgagcagaggaagcagcagtTTCCACCCTGCAACTCTGAATGGAGCTCTGCTAAGGGCAGCCGATTCTGGTGCTCCAGACAGAG tgGGGGAGTGAACAGAGACTGGGCTGGGGTCCCTCGGAAGCTGTACCGACCCGGTTCGAGGGGGAGTGACTGCGTGTGCGTGAGGACTACTGGTCCCCCGTGGGGCCAGCCGGACTCCAGCGAGCACAGCGACAGGGGCGACCTGGACAACCCTCACCTGGAGCAATATGACGGCTGCCATCCACTGGCCGAGCAGTGTGTCCTAAGGGTGTGA
- the LOC128912403 gene encoding neuferricin isoform X1, protein MRRGAAAAAALLCLGAACLLGRGFDPRAWLLPPPRHRLLSAAELARYRGAEGDPGLYLAVLGRVFDVERGRKHYGPGGAYSGLAGPVCPSGRDATRAFATGDFTPMGLVDDVSGLLPGEMLAIQSWLSFYSDNYDPVGKLVGRFYDENGTPTEALRQAEAAIEEALTFKAESEQRKQQFPPCNSEWSSAKGSRFWCSRQSGGVNRDWAGVPRKLYRPGSRGSDCVCVRTTGPPWGQPDSSEHSDRGDLDNPHLEQYDGCHPLAEQCVLRV, encoded by the exons ATGCGGCGGGgtgcggcagcggcggcggcgcttcTGTGCCTGGGGGCCGCCTGCCTGCTGGGCCGCGGGTTCGATCCCCGCGcctggctgctgccgccgccccgccaCCGCCTGCTAAGTGCGGCCGAACTGGCCCGGTACCGGGGGGCGGAGGGCGATCCCGGCCTCTACCTCGCCGTGCTGGGCCGCGTCTTCGACGTGGAGCGCGGCCGCAAGCACTACGGCCCCGGCGGCGCCTACAGCGGCCTCGCAG GGCCTGTCTGCCCCTCAGGGAGAGATGCCACCAGAGCATTTGCCACGGGCGACTTCACCCCGATGGGGCTGGTGGACGACGTCTCGGGGCTGTTGCCGGGCGAGATGCTCGCCATCCAGAGCTGGCTCTCCTTCTACAGTGACAACTACGACCCCGTGG GGAAGCTGGTGGGCAGGTTCTACGATGAAAATGGAACACCAACAGAAGCCTTAAGGCAGGCAGAGGCTGCCATTGAGGAAGCTCTGACGTTCAAAGCAGAAAGCgagcagaggaagcagcagtTTCCACCCTGCAACTCTGAATGGAGCTCTGCTAAGGGCAGCCGATTCTGGTGCTCCAGACAGAG tgGGGGAGTGAACAGAGACTGGGCTGGGGTCCCTCGGAAGCTGTACCGACCCGGTTCGAGGGGGAGTGACTGCGTGTGCGTGAGGACTACTGGTCCCCCGTGGGGCCAGCCGGACTCCAGCGAGCACAGCGACAGGGGCGACCTGGACAACCCTCACCTGGAGCAATATGACGGCTGCCATCCACTGGCCGAGCAGTGTGTCCTAAGGGTGTGA